AGGACCCGGCCACCGCCCGGACCCAGCTCGCGCAGGCGGTAAAGCTCGACCCGCTGCGCTACCCCGAGTTCTACTACTACCTCGGAAGGCTGGACCTCGACGGCGGTGACCTGAAGTCGGCCCGCGAGAACCTGACGCGCGCCGCCGCGCTGGGCAGCACCACCCCCGAGTACGCCTACTACCTGGGCCTCAGCTACGAGCGCGGGGCGGGGACCCTCGCCCCTGACCGCCTCAAGGCCCGCGAGAACTACGAGCGGGCCCTGAAGCTCAGCCCCAACTACACCCTCGCCAAAGAGGGCCTCGCCCGCGTCCGCTAAGCCTGCCCGTCCGCTGGCCCCTGCCTGAAGAGGTGGGGGCCGCTGGCTTGTTCGGCTCCTGAACGTTCCCTAAAGCCCGCGCAGGCCCTCCCGGCTCATCCGGCGCGGGTAAGATGAGAACCGTTGCCGCCCTCATCCACGGTGGGTGAGGCTCCCGGCCCGAAAGGAGCACCAACATGGCTTACCAACTGCCCCCGCTGCCCTACGCCTACGACGCCCTCGAACCCTACATCGACGCGCGGACGATGGAGATTCACCACACCAAGCACCACCAGACCTACATCGACAACGCGAACAAGGCGCTGGAAGGCACCGAATTTGCCGATCTGCCGGTCGAGGTGCTGATCACGCGGCTGGACGAGGTGCCCGCCGACAAGAAGAACGTCCTGCGCAACAACGCGGGCGGCCACGCCAACCACAGCCTGTTCTGGACGGTCATGCGCGGCGGCAACGGCCAGAGCAGCCAGCCCAGCGGCGAACTCGCCCAGGCGATCAACGACGCCTTCGGCTCCTTCGACGCCTTCAAGGAGAAGTTCGAGGACGCCGCCAAGGGCCGCTTCGGGTCGGGCTGGGCGTGGCTGGTCGTGCAGCCCGGTGGCAAGCTCGCCGTCGTCAGCACCGCCAACCAGGACAACCCGCTGATGGGTGAGGCCATCGCGGGCGCCAGCGGCACGCCGATCCTGGGCGTGGACGTGTGGGAACACGCCTACTACCTCAACTACCAGAACAAGCGCCCCGACTACCTCAAGGCCTTCTGGAACGTGGTGAACTGGGACGAGGTCGCCCGCCGCTACCAGGAAGCGAAGTCGCAGGCCCAGGCGCAGTAAACGGAGTTGCACGACACCCCCGGCCGAGTGAGCCGGGGGTGCTGTCTTGGAGGGGGCAGGCTTCGGCCGGTGTCTTTACACCGGTTCCTGGCGCATCCGCAGGGCCGCCCTCCGCGCCGCGCGCATCCGCAGCACGGGCGGCAGGATCAGCGCCATCGCCACGATCAGCAGGATGCCCGCCGTGAGGGGCTGCCGCGCGAAGATGCTGAAGTCGCCGTTGCTCTGCTGGAGGGCCGTGCGGAACTGGGCTTCGGCCACCGGCCCCAGGATCACGCCGATGATGGCGGGCGTCACCGGGAAGTCGAAGCGGCGCATCCCGTACCCGATCACGCCGAAGAGGGCCAGCAGGAACAGGTCGAAGACGCTGTTGTTCAGGCTGTACACGCCGACCGTCGAGAACACCAGAATCCCGGCGTACAGGAAGGGGCGGGGAATCAGCAGCAGCCGCGCCCAGACCGGCGCCAGCGGCAGGTTCAGCGCCAGCAGCATCACGTTGCCGATGTACAGAGAAGCGATCAGGCCCCAGACGAGGTCGCCGTTCGTCACGAACAGCAGCGGCCCCGGTTGCAGGCCGTACTGCTGGAAGGCGGCCAGCAGGATCGCGGCGGTCGCGCTGGTCGGCAGGCCCAGCGTGAGCAGCGGCACCAGCACCCCGGCGGCGGCGGCGTTGTTGGCCGCCTCGGGACCGGCGACGCCCTCGATGGCGCCCTTGCCGAACTCCTCGGGACGCCTGGTCAGGCGCTTTTCCAGCGTGTAGCTCAGGAAGGTGGGAATCTCCGCGCCGCCTGCCGGAATCGCGCCGAAGGGAAAGCCCAGGGCGGTGCCGCGCAGCCAGGGTTTCCAGCTCCGGCGCCAGTCCTCGCGGCTCATGCTGGCACCCCCCTCCAGCTTGATCACGCTGCCCTTGTCCCTCCGCAGGCGGCTGGCGACGTACAGCGTCTCCCCGATGGCGAAGAGGCCGATCACCACCGTGATGAAGTCGATGCCGTCGAGCAGTTCCGGGAAGCCCAGCGTGAAGCGGGCCTGGCCGCTCTGGAGGTCCGTACCGATCAGCCCGACGGCCAGACCCAGGAACAGGCTGGTCAGGCCCCGCAGCGGACTGCCGCCGAAGGTCGCGCTGATGGTCACGAAGGCCAGCATGATCAGGGCGAACTTGGCGCTGGGCGGAATCTGCACCGCGATCTCCGCGATGGCGGGGGCGGCGAAGGTCAGCAGCGCGGTCCCGATGGTGCCTGCCACGAAGGAACCGATGGCGGCGGTGGCGAGCGCGGCGGCGGCGCGGCCCCGGCGGGCCATCTTGTTGCCCTCCAGCGCGGTGATGATCGAACTCGATTCGCCGGGCGTGTTCAGCAGGATCGAGGTAGTCGAGCCGCCGAACATCCCGCCGTAATAGATGCCCGCGAACATGATGAAGGCGCTGACGGGCGGGAGCTTGGCCGTGACCGGCAGCAGCAGCGCCACCGTCAGCGCCGGGCCGATTCCGGGCAGCACGCCCACCAGCGTGCCGAGCGTGACGCCGATCAAGGCCCACAGCAGGTTCAGGGGCGTGAGGGCGGTTTCAAAGCCCGCGAAGAGGGAATGCAGCGCGTCCATCTACAGCACCCCTTTCAGCACGCCGGGCGGCAGCGTCAGGCCCAGCCCGTGTGTGAAGACAAGGTAGGTGACCAGGGCCACGACCAGCGAGACGAACACCATCAGTCCCCAGCGCCGTTCCCCGAAGGCGAACGCCACGCTGAAATACATGATGGCGGTCCCCAGCACGAAGCCCAGCGTGGGCAGCAGCACCGCGCCCAGCAGGAAACCGCCCAGGATGATCCCGGCGGCCCCCAGATTCACCGGTGCGTCCGGGTCGGTGTCCTCCTCGGCGGCGGGTTCGGCGCGGTCGCCGCGCAGGGCGTTCACGGTGAGCAGCACGCCCATCACCGTCGTCCCGACACTGACGATCAGGGGAAAGACGCGCGGGCCGATCACCGCGTTGATGCCGAAGGGAATCTGGAAGCTGCCCACGAGCAGCAGCACCCCGAGCAGCGTGACCCCCAGGGCGACCAGCAGGTCCGGCACGCTGATACCGCGCCGGGCGGCCGGGGGCGCGACCCGGGGCGGGAGAGAGGGAACATCTGACATAAACACTCCTCAGGAACGGCACGCCTTCAGACAGGCGTCAGGTACACGGGAAAAAGCGGGCGGGGCGGGCCATGTGGGCCGCCCCGCCGCGACGCGCTTACTTGACCAGGCCGATGTCCTTCAGGATGTTCCGGGTACGGTTGGCCTCCAGCTTCAGGTACACGTCGAACTTGCTGCCGCTGAGGTACAGGTCGGTCCAGTTGCGGGTCGCCAGCATGTCCTTCCATTCCTTGCTGGCGTGCATCTTGTCCAGGGCGGCGACCAGCGCGGCCTTTTCGGAGGCGCTGATGCCGGGAGGGGCCACGATGCCGCGCCAGTTGGCGAGGTCCACGTTCAGGCCCTGCTCCTTGAAGGTGGGCACCGGAATCCCGGCCTGGCGCTTGGGCGCGCTGATGCCCAGGGCGCGCAGCTTCCCGGCCTTGATCTGCGCCTCGAACTCGCCGTACCCGGCCACGCCCGCCGCGACCTGGTTGCCCAGCACCGCCGCCAGCGTCTCGCCGCCGCCGCTGAAGGGCACGTAGTTCATCTTCCGGGGGTCCACGCCCGCTTCCTTGGCGAGCAGGCCGACCAGCATGTGGTCCGTGCCGCCCGCGCTGCCCCCCGCGATGGCGACCCCGCCGGGATTGGCCTTCCAGGCGGCGGCCAGGTCCTGCATCGTCTTGTAGGGGCTGGAGGCGGGCACCACCAGCACCTCGTACTCGCCGGTCAGGCGGGCGATGGGCGTGACGCGGCTGAGGTCCACCTTGCTGTTGTTGGTCTGGATCGCGCCGACCATCACCAGGCCCATCGTCATCAAGAGGTTGCCGTCGCCCTTGCTGTTGTAGAGCTGCGCGAGGCCGATGGTGCCGCCCGCGCCGGGCACGTTGAACACCTGCACCGGCTTGACGATGTTCTGGTCCTGGAGCACCGTCTGGATCGCGCGGCTGGTCTGGTCCCAGCCGCCGCCGGGGCTGGCGGGCGCCATGATCCGCAGATTGTTGATGCCCTGCGCGGCGGCGAGGGGCGTGAAGAGGCTGAGCAGGGCCAGGGACAGCACTTTTTTCATGAATTCCTCCGGGGGGCGGGCCGGGGTCGGCCACGCGGGTCTGGGCTGTGAGATCGGCCTCACCTTACTCCCCGGCGCCCCGGTCAGACAAGCGGTTTTCTGCGTGCCGCACGTACTTTTTCGTGAGCATTATTTACGGCGCCGAACGCAATGTACGCAAGTCCGGCGGGGCCCCGGCCAGCCTCTAGAATGGGACAGGACGCCTATGCTGCTTTCTGCCCGCCGAGAACCGCGACACGCCAGACCGGGGTTGCAGGGCCGCCTCGTGCGCCTGCATCTGCTGGTGCTCTGCGCGATGACGCTGGTGCTGGTGGCGGTGCAGACCGCGTCCCTCTACGGGCAGGCGCGCGAACGGCTGGGCGAGCGGGCCATCACTGCCAGCCGCCTGGTGGCGCGGCTCCCGAATGTGGTGGCGGCGGCGGCGGCGGGCATGCAGAATCCGGCGCTGAACGCCCAGATCAACGCCCTGCGCGACGAGGCGGAGGCGGATTTCATCGTGGTGGGCAACCGCCAGGGCATCCGGCTGGCCCACCCGGTGCCCGAGCGGCTGGGACAACCGATGGAGGGCGGCGACAACGTGGAGCCGTTCGCGGGGCATGAGGTCGTGAGTGTCGCGCGCGGCAGCCTGGGCGTCAGCGTGCGCGGCAAGGTGCCCATCTGGCAGGGCGGGCAGGTGGTTGGCGTGGTCAGCACCGGCTACCTGATGCCGCAGGTGTGGCATCTGGTGGCGCAGGCCCTGCTGAGTCTGGCCCCCTGGTTCCTGCTGGCCCTGGCGCTGGGCACGGTGGGCGCGGTGTGGGCCGCCCGCCGCCTGCGCGCCGAGATCCTGAACCTCGAACCCGAGCAGATCGCGGCGCTGGTGGGGCAGCACCGGGCGGTCCTGGCCGCGCTCCGCGAGGGGGTGATCGCGGTGGACGCGGGCGGCCGGATGACGCTCGTCAGCGACCGCGCCGCCGAGATGCTGCCCCCGGTGGCCCCCCCGTCCCCGCTGGCCGCCGCCTGGCCGGAACTCGCCGGGCACCTCTCGGCCACCGGGCCGGTGCGGCAGCAGAACGTGGAACTCACCTTGCGCGGCCAGCCGGTGCTGGCGAACGTGGAGCCCCTCAGCGGCGGCTTCGTCGCCAGCTTCCGCGACCGGGCCGAGGCGCTGGCCCTGGCCGACGAACTCACGCACGCGCGCGGCTTCGTGGACGTGCTGCGGGCGCAGACGCACGAGTATCAGAACCGCCTGCACGTCCTCTCCGGCCTGCTGCAACTGGGCCGCCCCGACGAGGCGCTGCGCGTGCTGGACGCCGAGATCGAACAGGGCGCGCAGTTCCGCCAACTGCTGCGCGACGTGCAGGTGCCCCGACTGGTCGCGCTGCTGGCCGGAAAACGCGAGCGGGCACAGGAACTGGGCATCGACTTTCAGGTCGCCCCCGAGAGCAGCCTCTCGCCCGCCTGGGAGCGGCACGCGGATACGCTGGTGACGGCGGTCGGCAACCTCACCGAGAACGCCTTCGAGGCGCTGAACGGCCAGCCCGGCACCGTCACCGTCCTGATCGGTGAGGACCCCGAGGGGGCGCAGATCGAGGTGGAGGACAGCGGCCCCGGCGTGCCCCCCGAGGTCGCCGCCCGGCTCTTCACACGCGGCGCGAGCAGCAAGGGCGAGGGGCGAGGCTACGGTCTGGCGGGGGTCCATGCCCGCGTGCTGGCCCTGGGCGGCGAGATGCGCTCCACCCGTCGGGAGGGCTGCACGGTCTTTCAGGTGAACCTTCCCCCGCCGACCACCGCCCCGGCGGCGCGACTGGAGCAGGTATGACCCGCGTGCGCGTGCTGCTGGTCGAGGACGACCTGCGCGTGGCCCGCGTGAACCGCGACCTGCTCGAACGTGACCCCGACGTGCACGTGGTCGGCAGCGCGGCCACGCTCGCGCAGGCCGACGCGCTGGCCCAGGCCCTCGCCCCCGACCTGATTCTGCTCGACGTGCATCTGCCCGACGGGAGTGGCCTGGGCCTGCTGCGCCACTGGCGCGCGCAGGGGCGCACGACGGACGTGGCCCTGATCACCGCCGCCGACGACGAGGCGAGCGTGAGGACCGCGCTGGCGCAGGGTGCCTTCGATTACCTGATCAAGCCTTTCACGGGCGCCCGGCTGGCGGAGGTGATCGCCCGCCACCGCGCCCGCCGTACCCCGCGCGCCACCCTCGACCAGTCGCACCTTGACCGCCTGCTGGGTGTGAGTGGGAGCACGCCGGAACCTCTTCCGCGCGGCATCGACCCTCATACCCTCGAACGGGTCGCGCAGGTGCTGGAGGGGGCGGAGGACGCCCTGAGTGCCGAGGAGGTCGGGGACCGCACCCACCTGTCGCGGGTGACGGCGTGGCGCTACCTCGAACATCTGGTGCGGGTGGGCCGGGCCTCCCTCGACCATCAGTACGGCCTGGCCGGGCGTCCGGCCAAGCTGTACCGGGCGCGCACCGGGGCCCCGGGGGAATAGGAGACACGCTTCATCCCATCCGCCACCCGGGACCCTACACTGTCTCCCCGATGCGCGCCCCGCTCCCTGCTGCCCTGCTCGCCGTGTCTCTGTTCCTGGGAGCGTGCGCGCCCAACCTGACGCGGCCGCCCCAGCCCCATACTCCTGCCCTCGACTTCGGGGGGCCTGTCCCGGACGTGGTGGTTTTCGCGGTGTCGGGGCGCTGCGGGACCGGTTGCACCGCGCCGCGTGACAACTGGGATTACCTCACGGCGCGCGGGACCGTGGACCGGGTCGCGGACACCATCGCCGCCGCCGGGTACCGCGTGGAGGCGGCCGGGTACGCCTCCAGCGCCAGCGAGAGCTTCATGTCGCGCCGGGCCCAGACCCCCCAGCGCGGGTATCCGGCGTTGCTGTCGGACTACCTCCGCCTCCAGACCGCCTGGCCGGGTGCGGCGCGGCCCCGCGTGGTGCTGCTGGGGCATTCGCAGGGCGTCGCCTGGCTGCACCACCTCGCCCGCGTGACGCCGGAGCAGCCGGTCGCCCTCCAGATCGACCTCGACGGCATCTGCGCCGCGTGGCACAGCGACCACGGCGACGCGCTGAGCGAGCTGCCGGACGACCCGGCGCGGCCCTCGCCCGCCGAGGCCTGCAACCTCTTCCGCGTGGCGGGCCACTCGCTGCGCGGCAAGGACATCGTGTGGCCGAACGTCGCGCGCAACCTAGAGGTGCAGAGCAAGCGCCTGCCCGCGCGGGTCAGCGACAGCGGGGGCTTCCTGGTCAACTATCTCTTCGAGGTCACGCCCAACCTGCGGGTGGACGGCAGCTTGCAGGGCATCGAGCGGTACGTGTCGCCCCGTGAGGATCACGGCGCCGTGTCCTACCCCAACAGTGACGCGCTGCGCTGGGTGGCAGAGCAGACGGCGCTGATCGTGCAGGACTGGAAGCGCGAGGACGCCGCCCGCCCGCACTGACGCTCCCTCAGCCCCCGGCCGTCAGGGACGCGAGCCAGGCCGCCGCTTCCTGCGGCCCCTCCAGCCGCGCGCCGCGTTCAGGTGGGAACCACGCGAGCAGGGCCAGCACATCGCCGCCGTGGTGTTCCTCCAGATTCCCGAACACCACCTTGTGATCCCCGTCCGCGAGGCGCAGCAGGCCTGAGGGCACGGCGGTCACGCGCTCACCGACCGCGAGGGGCGTGCCCAGCCACACGGCGTCCACCTCCGCACCGTCGGCCGGGTTGAGGGTGCCGGGCAGGCAGCCGTAGTTCACCGGGGCGGGCCAGGGTTCGGCGCGGTAAGGGACCACCTCGCCGCCGTGCCACACGAAGCGGTCGAGGGTGCCGCGCGTCCACTCCACCACGCCCTCCACCGGCGTGCCCTCCAGAGGCCCGGTCAAGGCAGCACCTCATACAGTTCGATCTGCCGCAGCACCGTGCCGTCAAACGCGAGGACCGCCCGGTACGCGCCGGGATTCGGCGCCGGGAGGCGGAAGGTCGCGTCCCGCTGCGCCGCGTCGAGGTACACGCTGTCGCGCCCCAGTTCGCGCGCCCCGTCGAACCAGGCGACACTCAGGTAACCCGGCGTGAAGCGGCCCTCCACCCGCGCCCGCAGCACCAGTGCGTCCCCCTCGCGCACCAGGGTGGCGGCCGTCACGCGCGTCGGGAGCGTCACCTCCACCGGTTTTGGAATCAGGGGAACGTAGGCATAGCGGCAGCCTGTCAGCGCGGGCGCGAGCAGACACGCCAGCAGCAGCAGGCGGATGGGGGTGGGAAGCATGGGCGCATTGTAGGGAGGGGGAATGAGGAGGAGCGCCCTCTCCACCACGCCTACACTCCCGTTGCCACCAATGCCCCCAGCAGCGCCACCGGGGCCGTCTCCGCGCGCAGGATGCGGGGGCCGAGGGTCACGGCAACGGCTCCTCTGGCGGTGAGGGCCGCGACCTCTGCGTCCGAGAGGCCGCCTTCCGGTCCGGTCAGCACCGTGACGGGTGCGTCCCAGGTCAGGTGGTCGGTGAGGCGGGCGGTCGCGCCGGGTTGCGCGACGAAGAGCTTGCCTTGCCAGGTCAGCTCGCCCAGAGGCACGGGGGCCAGCACCTCCGGCGTGACGGCGCGGCGGGACTGCTTGCTGGCCTCCTCCGCCACGCGGCGCAGCCGCAACAACTTCTGCGCCCCGATCTCGCGGGCGTCGGCGTGCCGGGTGACGAGCAGTTGCACCCGCGCCGCGCCCAGTTCGGTGGCCGCCCGGACCACGTCCGCCAGCTTGTCGCCCTTGAGCAGCGCCACCGCCAGCGTGACGGGTTGCGGCGTCTCGGCAACTCCGGTGAGGCGTTCGCCCAGCGTCAGGACGGCGTGGGCTTCTTCCAGCCGCGTGAGCGTCGCGGCGGCCTCCGTGCCCTGACCGTCGAACACGCGCACCTCGTCCCCTTCGCGCAGCCGCAGCACGTGCAGATGCCGGGTCTCACGTGGGCCGAGCGTCATTTGCGGGGCCAGGGCATCCACCCGGACGCGGTGGGGCGCCATCAGGACCGCCTCACGAGAGCGGCGCGCGGGCCGTCACCAGCGCCCACTCGTCGTCGAGCGTTTCCTGCACGTCCCCGAAGCCCTCGCGTTCCAGCGCCGCGCGCACCAGCGGGAGCTTGACGGTCAGGATGCCGGTCAGCACCAGCGGACCGCCCGGCACGAGATGCGCGGCGTAGTCCCCGGCCAGCAGGTCGTGGAGTTCCGCGTAGAGGTTCGCCACCAGCACGTCGTAGGCGTCCACGTCTTCTTCGGGGAAGGTGAGGGCATCCTCGCCCAGCGTCCCCTCCTCGAAGCGCACGCGCCCGGCCGGGACGCCGTTCACTTCCGCGTTTTCCCGTGCAATCGGAATGGTGATCGGGTCGATGTCCACTCCGAAGGCGAAGCGCGCGCCCAGCAGCGCCGCCGCAATCGCCAGCACGCCGCTCCCGGTCCCCACGTCCAGCACCCGCGCCCCCGTTCCTTCCGGGCCGAGCGTGGCGAGGTTCAGGTCCGAGAGCGCCTCCACCGCCAGCCGCGTCGTCGCGTGGTGCCCCGTCCCGAAGGCCATGCCCGGCTCGATCACCAGCGGGAGTTGTCCAGCCTCCACCTCCTCCCGCAGCCACGGCGGCACGATGGTCACGCGGCCTGCCCGCACGGGGCGCAGCGTCCGTTTGAACTCGGCCAGCCAGTCCTGGTCGGCCTCCTCGCGCCAGTCGCCGTCCGAAACCTGGGGGGGCAGGTCGGTGCGGGCGTCGAAGTAGGCGCGGATGATGCCCGCGCGCTCCTCCAGGCCGGTCGCGCCTGCCGTCCACAGCAGGTCGAGGTCGGCTTCGCGGGTGCCAAAGGTGCCGGGCAGGTGGTACACGAGCATGGGGGAGAGTGTAGGGCCTGTGGGGTCGGGGCACGATGATGAGCCGCGCCGGGTCCCTTCGCTTTAGAAAACCGCGTGCAGCCCTTCCGGGGTTGTACTTATGGAGGATGGACGAGAACGACAGGAACGGTAGGCCGGAACAGAGGCCCAGCCCCCTCAAGCGGTGGCTGCCTCTGGTTGCCGGTGGCCTCGCGGGGGCAGTCACGGTGACGCTGCTGAACGAGGGCGCCCGGCGGCTGGTGCCGCACGCTCCCCGCCTGGACGTGATCGGTGAACGTGCCCTCAGTCAGTCGCTGCGGGCCGCTGGCGTGGAACCGCCGCACGGTGACGACCTCTACCGCTGGACGCTGGCGAGCGACCTCGTGTCGAATGCGCTCTATTACGGCCTCGTGGGCGTGGGCGACCCGGCGAACGCGACGCGCCGAGGGGCCTCCCTCGGCCTGGCGGCGGGACTGGGCGCCGTATTCCTGCCGCGACCGCTCGGGCTGGGGCGCCAGCCGGGGGAACAGCCGCCGCTGACCCAGCTTCTGACAGTGACGTGGTATCTGGCGGGCGGGCTTGCGGCGGCAGCGACGTACCGGGCGCTGAGCCGGGACGTTTCCTGAATACATCCTGAACACACAGGAATCTTCGTCGTATGGCCCACCTGCCCGGAAGGACAGGGGGCGTCCCCCTATACTCCCCGCATGAGACTCGCCATCGTCGGCGTCGGGAAACTCGGCCTTGCCCTGCTGGAGGGCGTCACCTCGCGCGGCGTGATGCCCGCAGGCGAGATCGGCCTGCTGGACGCGAACGGCACCCGGGCTGCCGAACTCGCCGCCCGCACCGGGGCGCGGAACCTCACGCCGCCTGACCTGCGCTACGCCGAACGCATCCTGATCAGCGTCCAGCCGCGCGTGTTTTCCGAGATCAGCGACTGGCTCGCGCAGGAAAACGCCGGGTACATCAGCACGATGGCGGGCGTCAGCACCGCAGCCCTGACCCGCCGCCTGGGCACCAAGCGCGTTGTGCGCGTGATGCCCAACCTCGCCGCCACCATCGGCCTCAGCCAGACGGCCATCACCGCGCCGCGCGAGGCCGAGAGCGCAGGCGACCTGGAGTTTGCCCGGCAACTCTTCGGCGCCGTTGGTGACGTGTACGACCTCCCCGAACACCTGTTCAACGCCTTTACGGGCATGAGTGCTTCCGGTCCCGCCTACGCCGCCGTGTTTGCCGAGGCGCTCGCGGACGGCGGCGTCCGCATGGGCCTTCCCCGCGCCCTCGCGCACGAACTCGCCGCCAAGCTCCTCGTCTCCAGCGGCGAACTCCTCCAGGGGCGTGCCCACCCCGGTCTGCTCAAGGACGAGGTCGCCAGCCCCGGCGGCACCACCATCGCCGGGCTGGAGGTGCTGGAAGCGGCGGGCGTGCGCGGCGCGCTGATGCGGGCGGTCGTGGCGGCCACGCGCCGGGGAGCGGAGCTGGGGAAGGATCAGGAGTGAGGCAAAGGGCAGAGGGCCTTATCCTGACCATGCGGAAAGGGCGTTGCCTTCTGGCTGCGCTGCTGCCTGCCTCTGCCCTGGCGGATGGTGGGCCGCGCCTCTCGCCGCTCGGTGTGCCGTACAGCGATACCGTCACGCTCCATTGCCAGAGCGGACGCAGCATCCTGTTCTTCTCCCCGAATACGCAGTCCGTCCGGTTGCTGTACCGGGGGAAGGTGAGTGGCTGGCTGGGATATCTGTCTTTTACATCAGGCATCCGGTACTCGAATGTCGGTTTACCTGGTATGGGCGAGTTCGACACGCCGAGGTTGGGCGAGGGGCTGGAATGGCGCAGCCTCGCCAAATCCGGCTTCTCGTGGTCAAAGAGCGAACT
The window above is part of the Deinococcus metallilatus genome. Proteins encoded here:
- a CDS encoding tripartite tricarboxylate transporter TctB family protein — protein: MSDVPSLPPRVAPPAARRGISVPDLLVALGVTLLGVLLLVGSFQIPFGINAVIGPRVFPLIVSVGTTVMGVLLTVNALRGDRAEPAAEEDTDPDAPVNLGAAGIILGGFLLGAVLLPTLGFVLGTAIMYFSVAFAFGERRWGLMVFVSLVVALVTYLVFTHGLGLTLPPGVLKGVL
- a CDS encoding response regulator, which codes for MTRVRVLLVEDDLRVARVNRDLLERDPDVHVVGSAATLAQADALAQALAPDLILLDVHLPDGSGLGLLRHWRAQGRTTDVALITAADDEASVRTALAQGAFDYLIKPFTGARLAEVIARHRARRTPRATLDQSHLDRLLGVSGSTPEPLPRGIDPHTLERVAQVLEGAEDALSAEEVGDRTHLSRVTAWRYLEHLVRVGRASLDHQYGLAGRPAKLYRARTGAPGE
- a CDS encoding Bug family tripartite tricarboxylate transporter substrate binding protein, which encodes MKKVLSLALLSLFTPLAAAQGINNLRIMAPASPGGGWDQTSRAIQTVLQDQNIVKPVQVFNVPGAGGTIGLAQLYNSKGDGNLLMTMGLVMVGAIQTNNSKVDLSRVTPIARLTGEYEVLVVPASSPYKTMQDLAAAWKANPGGVAIAGGSAGGTDHMLVGLLAKEAGVDPRKMNYVPFSGGGETLAAVLGNQVAAGVAGYGEFEAQIKAGKLRALGISAPKRQAGIPVPTFKEQGLNVDLANWRGIVAPPGISASEKAALVAALDKMHASKEWKDMLATRNWTDLYLSGSKFDVYLKLEANRTRNILKDIGLVK
- a CDS encoding ATP-binding protein, whose amino-acid sequence is MLLSARREPRHARPGLQGRLVRLHLLVLCAMTLVLVAVQTASLYGQARERLGERAITASRLVARLPNVVAAAAAGMQNPALNAQINALRDEAEADFIVVGNRQGIRLAHPVPERLGQPMEGGDNVEPFAGHEVVSVARGSLGVSVRGKVPIWQGGQVVGVVSTGYLMPQVWHLVAQALLSLAPWFLLALALGTVGAVWAARRLRAEILNLEPEQIAALVGQHRAVLAALREGVIAVDAGGRMTLVSDRAAEMLPPVAPPSPLAAAWPELAGHLSATGPVRQQNVELTLRGQPVLANVEPLSGGFVASFRDRAEALALADELTHARGFVDVLRAQTHEYQNRLHVLSGLLQLGRPDEALRVLDAEIEQGAQFRQLLRDVQVPRLVALLAGKRERAQELGIDFQVAPESSLSPAWERHADTLVTAVGNLTENAFEALNGQPGTVTVLIGEDPEGAQIEVEDSGPGVPPEVAARLFTRGASSKGEGRGYGLAGVHARVLALGGEMRSTRREGCTVFQVNLPPPTTAPAARLEQV
- the sodA gene encoding superoxide dismutase [Mn] codes for the protein MAYQLPPLPYAYDALEPYIDARTMEIHHTKHHQTYIDNANKALEGTEFADLPVEVLITRLDEVPADKKNVLRNNAGGHANHSLFWTVMRGGNGQSSQPSGELAQAINDAFGSFDAFKEKFEDAAKGRFGSGWAWLVVQPGGKLAVVSTANQDNPLMGEAIAGASGTPILGVDVWEHAYYLNYQNKRPDYLKAFWNVVNWDEVARRYQEAKSQAQAQ
- a CDS encoding inorganic diphosphatase, with translation MTGPLEGTPVEGVVEWTRGTLDRFVWHGGEVVPYRAEPWPAPVNYGCLPGTLNPADGAEVDAVWLGTPLAVGERVTAVPSGLLRLADGDHKVVFGNLEEHHGGDVLALLAWFPPERGARLEGPQEAAAWLASLTAGG
- a CDS encoding tripartite tricarboxylate transporter permease, yielding MDALHSLFAGFETALTPLNLLWALIGVTLGTLVGVLPGIGPALTVALLLPVTAKLPPVSAFIMFAGIYYGGMFGGSTTSILLNTPGESSSIITALEGNKMARRGRAAAALATAAIGSFVAGTIGTALLTFAAPAIAEIAVQIPPSAKFALIMLAFVTISATFGGSPLRGLTSLFLGLAVGLIGTDLQSGQARFTLGFPELLDGIDFITVVIGLFAIGETLYVASRLRRDKGSVIKLEGGASMSREDWRRSWKPWLRGTALGFPFGAIPAGGAEIPTFLSYTLEKRLTRRPEEFGKGAIEGVAGPEAANNAAAAGVLVPLLTLGLPTSATAAILLAAFQQYGLQPGPLLFVTNGDLVWGLIASLYIGNVMLLALNLPLAPVWARLLLIPRPFLYAGILVFSTVGVYSLNNSVFDLFLLALFGVIGYGMRRFDFPVTPAIIGVILGPVAEAQFRTALQQSNGDFSIFARQPLTAGILLIVAMALILPPVLRMRAARRAALRMRQEPV
- the proC gene encoding pyrroline-5-carboxylate reductase, yielding MRLAIVGVGKLGLALLEGVTSRGVMPAGEIGLLDANGTRAAELAARTGARNLTPPDLRYAERILISVQPRVFSEISDWLAQENAGYISTMAGVSTAALTRRLGTKRVVRVMPNLAATIGLSQTAITAPREAESAGDLEFARQLFGAVGDVYDLPEHLFNAFTGMSASGPAYAAVFAEALADGGVRMGLPRALAHELAAKLLVSSGELLQGRAHPGLLKDEVASPGGTTIAGLEVLEAAGVRGALMRAVVAATRRGAELGKDQE
- a CDS encoding 50S ribosomal protein L11 methyltransferase; this encodes MLVYHLPGTFGTREADLDLLWTAGATGLEERAGIIRAYFDARTDLPPQVSDGDWREEADQDWLAEFKRTLRPVRAGRVTIVPPWLREEVEAGQLPLVIEPGMAFGTGHHATTRLAVEALSDLNLATLGPEGTGARVLDVGTGSGVLAIAAALLGARFAFGVDIDPITIPIARENAEVNGVPAGRVRFEEGTLGEDALTFPEEDVDAYDVLVANLYAELHDLLAGDYAAHLVPGGPLVLTGILTVKLPLVRAALEREGFGDVQETLDDEWALVTARAPLS
- a CDS encoding 16S rRNA (uracil(1498)-N(3))-methyltransferase, translated to MAPHRVRVDALAPQMTLGPRETRHLHVLRLREGDEVRVFDGQGTEAAATLTRLEEAHAVLTLGERLTGVAETPQPVTLAVALLKGDKLADVVRAATELGAARVQLLVTRHADAREIGAQKLLRLRRVAEEASKQSRRAVTPEVLAPVPLGELTWQGKLFVAQPGATARLTDHLTWDAPVTVLTGPEGGLSDAEVAALTARGAVAVTLGPRILRAETAPVALLGALVATGV